The genomic window TCATGCCAATTGTGCAACGACGGGCCCCTGGGATCGTCGCGATGCGCACCCCAAGGAGCGCCGCAGGGGCTCTCTGCGCTCAACTCCAGCTGTCCTGCTCTGGTCTCAGTATGCAAAAGTCCAGGGGGAGTTCAGGTCCGGTGCATATTTCGTAGCGTGGCGGAGGGCCAGGTCGAGACGTTTGACGACGACTCGCGTCGCGGAAGCGCCTTGGACTCGTAGATCGACTCGATCAGCCGCTGGTAACCGGCGATCATCCCGGCGAGCGACCATCGCGATTCCACGAGCTCGCGTCCCGCGGCGCCAAGGCTGGCCCGCAACTGGTCGTCGGCCAGAAGCTTGAGCGTGGCGACGACGAACGCCGACTCGTCCCCCGCAGGAAACAACAGCCCCGTGGCGCCGTCGACGACCGTCTCGGCGACCGAGCCGACCCGCGCGGCGACGACCGGTTTGCCGCAAGCGAGGGCCTCGAGGATCGACACCGGGCTCGCTTCGTTGTGCGAGGTGAGGGCCAGCACGTCGATCGCGGCGAGCAACTCCGGGACGTCGCTCCGCGAGCCGAGGAAGCTGACCGACGGGGCGATCTCCAACTCCGCGACCAGCGACTCCAGCCCCGCGCGGCAAGGTCCGTCGCCGACGACGAGGAACCGCGCGGCGGGGCGCTCGGCCAGAATCCGCTTGGCGCCGCGGAGGAACAGCTCGTGGTTTTTCTCCGGCCGCAGCGCGGCGAGGATTCCCACGACCGGCGTTTCCGGAGCGATGCCCAGCGAGGCGCGCATGGCGGTCGCGTCGCGCGGGGCGAAGCGGGCCGTATCGACGCCGTTGTAAATGCAGTGGACCTTCGCGCGGGGGAAGCCCTCGAAGTCGACCAGGAAGTCGGCGTGCGCGTCGGCCACCCCGATGAAGGCGTCGGTCCAGCGGGTGAGCATGCGATTAAGCCGCCCGACCCCGTCGGGCCAGCCGGTGCTATGGAGCGCCGACGCGACGACCGGCACGCCCGCAAGTCGCGCGGCGATGCGGCCCCAGAACATCTTGTCCCCGGCGCCGACGGTGACGACCGCGTCGGCTCGGCGACAACGGAGCAGCCGGATCAACCGCGGCAGCACGCGGAGGTCGTATTTCGACGCGAGCAACCGGCTATGGACCGGCAGCTCCGCGGCGAGCAGCTCGCCGAGCGGGCCGGGCTCTTTCAGGCAGACGATCTCCGGGGCGAACCGCGTGCGATCAAGCCCGCGCACGAGGTTCACGAGCAGCGTCTCCGCGCCCCCGACGGGAAGGCTCGTGGCGAGGAACGTCACGTTCAAGGGGCGAGGGGACATGGCACGTCGTCGGCGGATTCGGAAGGACAGGGGGCGATCGCTCACACGCCGGCCGGAAGGCGACGCGCCGGGAGCAGCGCGCGAATCTTCTCCAGGCCGTCGAGGGCGAGTTGTTTCAGCTTGTCGCGCTCGGCGCGTGAAAACACGAGCGAGGTCGTGGGAGCCAGCAGGATGAGCGCCGCCGTCGCGAT from Pirellulales bacterium includes these protein-coding regions:
- a CDS encoding glycosyltransferase, with the protein product MSPRPLNVTFLATSLPVGGAETLLVNLVRGLDRTRFAPEIVCLKEPGPLGELLAAELPVHSRLLASKYDLRVLPRLIRLLRCRRADAVVTVGAGDKMFWGRIAARLAGVPVVASALHSTGWPDGVGRLNRMLTRWTDAFIGVADAHADFLVDFEGFPRAKVHCIYNGVDTARFAPRDATAMRASLGIAPETPVVGILAALRPEKNHELFLRGAKRILAERPAARFLVVGDGPCRAGLESLVAELEIAPSVSFLGSRSDVPELLAAIDVLALTSHNEASPVSILEALACGKPVVAARVGSVAETVVDGATGLLFPAGDESAFVVATLKLLADDQLRASLGAAGRELVESRWSLAGMIAGYQRLIESIYESKALPRRESSSNVSTWPSATLRNMHRT